The following proteins are encoded in a genomic region of Oncorhynchus kisutch isolate 150728-3 linkage group LG6, Okis_V2, whole genome shotgun sequence:
- the LOC109880743 gene encoding very-long-chain enoyl-CoA reductase, which yields MDTLALEAKATGQEKKSSAPRPRPKPPKKAKRIVYFEVEIVDAKTKEKLLLLDKVEPTSTILDIKALFHKSNPQWYPARQSLRLDPKGKGLKDEDVLQTLPVGTTASFYFFDLGAQIAWGTVFLSECYGPLLIYLMFYFRLPFIYAPKYDFSSSKHWVVHLACMCHSFHYVKRILETLFIHRISHGTMPLRNIFKNCSYYWCFAAWMAYYINHPLYTPPYYGQQQVKTALIIFLFCQVGNFSINITLRNLKCPGSKVKKIPHPTKNPFTWIFALVSCPNYTYELGSWMGFTVMTQCLPVAFFTIVGFVLMTVWARGKHRNYRKEFRDYPTLRSPILPFIL from the exons ATGGATACACTGGCTTTAGAGGCGAAGGCAACTGGGCAAGAAAAGAAAAGTTCAGCCCCAAGACCAAGACCTAAACCACCCAAAAAGGCCAAAAGGATTGTTTACTTTGAGGTAGAAATCGTGGATGCAAAGACAAAGGAGAAGCTACTACTCTTGGacaaa GTTGAGCCAACTTCTACTATTTTGGATATTAAGGCTTTGTTCCACAAATCAA ATCCCCAGTGGTACCCAGCCAGACAGTCCTTACGCCTGGATCCTA AGGGTAAGGGTCTGAAGGATGAGGACGTCTTGCAGACACTTCCTGTTGGAACCACAGCCAGCTTCTACTTCTTTGACCTGGGGGCCCAGATCGCCTGGGGCACT GTCTTCCTATCAGAGTGTTACGGACCACTGCTCATCTACTTGATGTTCTACTTCCGCCTGCCTTTCATCTATGCACCAAAGTATGACTTTAGCAGCAGCAAGCACTGGGTTGTACA TTTGGCCTGCATGTGTCACTCCTTCCACTATGTGAAGAGAATCCTTGAGACGCTGTTCATCCACCGTATCTCCCATGGTACCATGCCACTGAGAAACATCTTCAAG AACTGCAGTTATTACTGGTGTTTCGCAGCATGGATGGCCTACTACATCAACCATCCCCTCTATACACCACCCT ACTATGGGCAACAGCAAGTGAAGACAGCACTCATTATATTCTTA TTCTGTCAGGTCGGAAACTTCTCCATCAACATCACTCTACGCAACCTCAAATGTCCAG GTTCAAAGGTCAAGAAGATCCCACACCCAACTAAGAATCCATTCACCTGGATCTTCGCATTGGTGTCTTGTCCCAACTATACATACGAG CTGGGGTCGTGGATGGGCTTCACAGTGATGACCCAATGCTTGCCGGTGGCTTTCTTCACCATCGTGGGCTTTGTCCTGATGACGGTGTGGGCCAGGGGAAAGCACCGAAACTACCGCAAGGAGTTCCGTGACTACCCCACCCTGCGCTCCCCTATACTGCCCTTCATCCTTTAG